In the Mastacembelus armatus chromosome 17, fMasArm1.2, whole genome shotgun sequence genome, one interval contains:
- the ccl20l gene encoding C-C motif chemokine 20 isoform X1 yields MDPRGVITLTAVLLSFILALLTPAPAALGSPMRKSCCTRYYRKPVPFQRITGYREQTFKENCHIEAIIFYTVKKAEICVTRNDEWVRKALDLLSSKLKKMSKTGSETPTNKSRLPVFSDGSGSSFLSDKEAFLNNNETFF; encoded by the exons ATGGATCCCAGAGGCGTGATCACTTTGACAGCCGTTCTCCTCAGCTTCATACTGGCCCTCCTCACTCCGGCTCCAGCTGCCC TAGGTTCCCCCATGAGAAAATCCTGTTGTACGAGATATTACAGAAAACCAGTGCCCTTCCAGCGTATAACAGGCTACAGAGAACAAACCTTTAAGGAGAACTGCCATATCGAGGCAATCAT TTTCTACACAGTGAAGAAGGCTGAGATTTGTGTGACTCGGAACGACGAATGGGTGAGGAAAGCTCTGGATTTACTCAG TTCCAAATTAAAGAAGATGTCCAAGACCGGCTCTGAAACTCCGACGAACAAAAGTCGACTCCCTGTATTCAGTGATGGAAGTGGATCTTCCTTCCTAAGCGACAAAGAAGCCTTCCTAAACAACAATGAAACTTTCTTTTAG
- the ccl20l gene encoding C-C motif chemokine 20 isoform X2 has translation MDPRGVITLTAVLLSFILALLTPAPAARSPMRKSCCTRYYRKPVPFQRITGYREQTFKENCHIEAIIFYTVKKAEICVTRNDEWVRKALDLLSSKLKKMSKTGSETPTNKSRLPVFSDGSGSSFLSDKEAFLNNNETFF, from the exons ATGGATCCCAGAGGCGTGATCACTTTGACAGCCGTTCTCCTCAGCTTCATACTGGCCCTCCTCACTCCGGCTCCAGCTGCCC GTTCCCCCATGAGAAAATCCTGTTGTACGAGATATTACAGAAAACCAGTGCCCTTCCAGCGTATAACAGGCTACAGAGAACAAACCTTTAAGGAGAACTGCCATATCGAGGCAATCAT TTTCTACACAGTGAAGAAGGCTGAGATTTGTGTGACTCGGAACGACGAATGGGTGAGGAAAGCTCTGGATTTACTCAG TTCCAAATTAAAGAAGATGTCCAAGACCGGCTCTGAAACTCCGACGAACAAAAGTCGACTCCCTGTATTCAGTGATGGAAGTGGATCTTCCTTCCTAAGCGACAAAGAAGCCTTCCTAAACAACAATGAAACTTTCTTTTAG